The following are from one region of the Nostoc cf. commune SO-36 genome:
- a CDS encoding DUF4332 domain-containing protein: MSAKHKDSRILMQSRDWPIEQLPGLSHEEQSQLHNCGITSTVTLVKQGKTLEQRLALANKLQIHLQYVNKWMALADLARIPSVGIQYCGLLLHAGIGSVAQLAETPTHRLHRQIMRLQVATMQRRDLCPAIELVQQWSQQAKTIII; the protein is encoded by the coding sequence ATGTCTGCTAAACACAAAGATAGTAGAATCCTCATGCAATCTCGTGATTGGCCAATCGAACAATTACCTGGACTTAGCCACGAAGAACAATCGCAACTGCACAATTGTGGCATTACTAGTACAGTAACACTAGTCAAACAAGGAAAGACTTTAGAGCAAAGACTAGCGTTAGCAAATAAACTACAGATTCATCTTCAGTATGTAAATAAATGGATGGCCTTAGCTGACTTGGCGCGTATTCCTAGCGTCGGGATACAATATTGTGGTTTATTGCTCCATGCGGGTATTGGTTCTGTAGCACAGTTAGCTGAAACTCCTACTCACAGATTACACCGACAAATTATGCGATTACAGGTAGCAACAATGCAACGGCGTGATTTGTGTCCAGCAATTGAGCTAGTACAGCAGTGGAGTCAGCAAGCGAAAACAATTATTATTTAA
- a CDS encoding TetR/AcrR family transcriptional regulator: protein MRVFNSSPPSEAQTRTRILEAAQRLFASKGFDGTTTRDLAQAAGVAEGTLFRHFPNKKAILVEVATNGWVEILTDLLTELSEMGSYKAVAQVMRRRMWNFQKNADLMRVCFMEVQFHPDLRDRIQLEVITKMTDVGEAFFQTAMDKGIYRQTDAKLVAKVFLGMFAIAGFSNNTIIEPDASPQQMQEMAEGLADIFLNGVLVKE from the coding sequence ATGCGAGTTTTTAATTCTTCCCCGCCCTCAGAGGCTCAGACACGCACCCGAATTTTAGAAGCAGCACAACGGTTGTTTGCCTCTAAGGGATTTGACGGCACTACCACCCGCGATTTGGCACAAGCCGCAGGTGTAGCTGAAGGCACTCTTTTTCGTCATTTTCCGAATAAAAAAGCGATTTTGGTGGAAGTAGCTACGAATGGCTGGGTAGAGATTCTCACAGATTTGCTGACAGAATTAAGTGAAATGGGCAGCTATAAAGCCGTAGCTCAGGTGATGCGCCGCCGGATGTGGAATTTCCAAAAAAATGCCGATTTAATGCGCGTTTGTTTTATGGAGGTGCAGTTTCACCCCGATTTACGCGATCGCATCCAGTTAGAAGTCATTACCAAAATGACAGATGTGGGCGAAGCATTTTTTCAAACAGCAATGGATAAAGGCATTTATCGCCAAACTGATGCCAAGCTAGTTGCTAAAGTTTTTTTAGGGATGTTTGCGATCGCAGGTTTTTCTAACAACACCATTATTGAGCCTGATGCTTCTCCCCAACAAATGCAAGAAATGGCAGAAGGACTTGCTGATATCTTCCTTAATGGTGTCTTGGTTAAAGAGTGA
- a CDS encoding M16 family metallopeptidase → MNHISRSIGNFRLRISTLLTRTILDWSDQASVRLRRLFITLLTSIILSWGLLPEVALAQTQTAPPQEAKTQTPPVQSSIQPYLDRVIKQLTEFRLDNGLKFIVLERHQAPVVSFLTYANVGGVDEPDGKTGVAHFLEHLAFKGTTRIGTEDYKKEKPLLEALEQLDAQIRTAKANGKKDEVARLETEFKQVEAQAGKLVKQNELGQIVEQAGGVGLNANTSIEATRYFYSFPANKLELWMSLESERFLDPVIRREFYKEKDVILEERRLRVENSPIGLMVEKFIDTAYKVHPYRRPIIGYDQDIRNLTPEDVQKFFDTYYVPSNLAIAIVGDVNPAEVKKLAQTYFGRYKAKTKAVEQIPVEPPQKQTREVTLQLPSQPWYLEGYHRPAVTHPDNATYEIIGSLLSDGRTSRLYKSLVEKQRLALNAQGYSGFPGDKYPNLMLFYALTAPGHTVDEVGVALRQEIDKLKTEPVAAADLERVKTQARAGLLRTLDSNMGMAQQLLEYEVKTGSWRNLFKQLDDISAVTTADIQRVAKQTFTAENRTIGKLLSKEG, encoded by the coding sequence ATGAACCATATCAGTCGGTCAATTGGGAATTTTAGATTGAGGATTTCGACTTTGCTCACTCGCACGATTTTGGATTGGTCAGATCAAGCATCTGTCAGATTACGGCGGTTATTTATCACTTTGTTGACTTCGATTATTCTCTCGTGGGGATTGCTGCCAGAAGTCGCTCTGGCTCAAACTCAGACAGCACCTCCTCAAGAAGCCAAAACTCAAACCCCGCCAGTTCAAAGTTCGATTCAACCTTACCTGGATCGAGTAATCAAGCAGTTAACGGAGTTTCGCCTCGACAATGGTCTAAAATTCATTGTCTTGGAACGACATCAAGCACCTGTAGTTTCTTTTCTTACTTATGCAAATGTCGGTGGAGTGGATGAGCCAGATGGCAAAACTGGTGTAGCTCACTTTCTCGAACATTTGGCGTTCAAAGGCACAACGCGTATAGGTACAGAAGACTACAAAAAAGAAAAACCACTATTAGAAGCTTTAGAGCAGTTGGATGCTCAAATTAGAACAGCGAAAGCTAATGGCAAAAAAGATGAGGTTGCTCGGTTAGAAACTGAGTTTAAGCAAGTAGAAGCGCAAGCAGGCAAGCTAGTCAAGCAGAACGAATTGGGGCAAATTGTCGAACAAGCGGGAGGTGTGGGTTTAAATGCCAATACTTCAATTGAAGCCACGCGTTATTTTTACAGTTTTCCTGCTAATAAGCTGGAACTGTGGATGTCATTGGAATCGGAGCGATTTCTTGATCCTGTAATTCGTCGTGAGTTTTATAAAGAGAAAGATGTAATTTTAGAAGAACGACGGCTGCGGGTGGAGAATTCACCCATTGGATTGATGGTGGAAAAATTTATCGATACTGCTTACAAAGTCCATCCCTACAGGCGTCCAATAATTGGTTATGACCAAGATATCCGCAATCTGACACCAGAAGATGTGCAAAAGTTTTTTGATACTTACTACGTACCAAGTAATTTAGCGATCGCTATTGTCGGAGATGTTAACCCGGCTGAAGTGAAAAAACTAGCGCAAACTTATTTTGGCCGCTATAAAGCAAAAACCAAAGCTGTTGAACAAATCCCAGTCGAACCGCCACAAAAACAAACGCGGGAAGTCACTTTACAGCTACCTTCTCAGCCCTGGTATTTAGAAGGTTATCATCGTCCGGCAGTTACTCATCCAGATAATGCAACCTATGAAATCATCGGTAGTTTATTAAGTGATGGGCGCACATCTCGGCTGTATAAGTCTTTGGTAGAAAAGCAGCGTTTGGCGCTAAATGCTCAAGGTTACAGTGGTTTTCCTGGAGATAAGTACCCAAACCTGATGTTATTCTATGCTCTCACGGCTCCTGGTCATACAGTTGATGAGGTGGGGGTGGCTTTGCGCCAAGAAATTGACAAATTAAAAACTGAGCCTGTCGCGGCGGCTGATTTGGAACGGGTGAAAACTCAAGCACGGGCGGGTTTGTTACGTACTCTCGATTCAAATATGGGAATGGCTCAACAATTGTTGGAATATGAGGTGAAAACTGGCTCTTGGCGAAATTTGTTTAAGCAGTTGGATGATATTTCGGCGGTGACAACGGCTGATATTCAACGGGTGGCAAAGCAGACGTTTACGGCTGAGAATCGCACAATTGGTAAGTTGTTGTCGAAAGAAGGATGA
- a CDS encoding M16 family metallopeptidase produces MQRYQVKGKTQIGLKIQKRKGLIYALVAVFACLLLTCNFSLAATAEAKYYTELQLPPLPEIKLPKYERFVLQNGLVVYLMEDHELPLVNGTAFVRTGNRLEPLEKVGLAGFTGAVMRTGGTKQHSPDELNEMLEQRAASVEVSIAEASGSASFDALSEDLETVFGLFAEVLRSPVFAQEKLDLAKTQAKGGIARRNDNPDSIASREFKKLIYGKDSPYARTVEYATVDQVKREDLLKFYQQYFHPNNMILGIVGDFDAKKMRSLIQAKFGDWNRNPGIAKPALPKVLPANTGGVFFVNQPQLTQSSVLIGHLGGRFDSPDYAALDVLNGVLNGFGGRLFNEVRSRQGLAYSVYGQWSPRYDYPGMFIAGGETRSDATVQFVKALQSEIKRIQTQKVTAKELAFAKESTLNSFVFNFQDPSQTLSRLMRYEYYGYPADFLFSYQKAVAATTAADVQRVAREYLKPEKIVTLVVGNQAAIQPPLTQLAAQVTPIDVTIPGSRPQAKN; encoded by the coding sequence ATGCAGAGGTATCAGGTGAAAGGCAAAACGCAGATAGGGTTGAAAATTCAAAAGAGGAAGGGTCTGATTTATGCTTTGGTTGCTGTTTTTGCGTGTTTACTTTTAACTTGTAATTTTTCTCTGGCAGCGACGGCTGAGGCAAAGTATTACACGGAGTTACAGCTACCACCGCTACCTGAAATCAAGTTACCCAAGTATGAGCGGTTTGTGCTGCAAAACGGCTTGGTTGTCTATTTGATGGAGGATCACGAGTTACCGTTGGTGAATGGTACGGCCTTTGTGCGGACAGGAAATCGCTTGGAACCATTGGAGAAAGTTGGGTTGGCTGGTTTTACAGGCGCGGTGATGCGAACTGGAGGAACTAAGCAGCATTCCCCTGATGAACTCAACGAGATGTTGGAACAACGCGCGGCATCTGTGGAAGTTAGTATTGCTGAAGCTTCTGGTAGTGCTAGCTTTGATGCCCTCAGTGAAGATTTAGAAACAGTGTTTGGGCTGTTTGCTGAGGTGCTGCGATCGCCAGTATTTGCTCAAGAAAAGCTAGACTTGGCTAAGACACAAGCTAAAGGTGGCATTGCCCGTCGTAATGACAATCCAGATAGTATTGCTAGTCGAGAATTTAAGAAATTGATCTATGGGAAAGATAGCCCTTACGCTCGCACAGTAGAGTATGCGACGGTGGATCAGGTTAAGCGTGAGGATTTGCTCAAGTTTTATCAGCAATATTTCCACCCTAATAATATGATTTTGGGGATTGTGGGGGATTTTGATGCTAAGAAAATGCGATCGCTCATTCAAGCTAAATTTGGCGATTGGAACCGTAACCCAGGTATTGCCAAACCTGCATTACCAAAGGTTTTGCCAGCTAATACAGGTGGAGTATTTTTTGTAAATCAGCCACAACTAACCCAAAGTAGTGTACTTATCGGGCATTTAGGCGGACGCTTCGATAGTCCTGATTATGCGGCGCTGGATGTATTGAATGGGGTGTTAAATGGATTTGGCGGACGCTTATTTAATGAAGTGCGATCGCGTCAAGGTTTAGCTTACTCTGTTTATGGCCAGTGGAGTCCCCGCTACGATTATCCTGGTATGTTTATTGCTGGTGGAGAAACGCGATCGGATGCTACCGTCCAGTTTGTCAAAGCTTTACAAAGTGAAATCAAGCGCATTCAAACTCAAAAAGTGACTGCCAAAGAACTTGCTTTTGCCAAAGAATCTACACTCAATTCTTTTGTATTCAACTTTCAAGACCCCAGCCAAACCTTATCACGGTTGATGCGATACGAATATTACGGCTATCCTGCTGATTTTCTCTTTAGCTATCAAAAAGCCGTCGCCGCCACCACAGCAGCTGATGTCCAACGGGTAGCACGAGAATACCTCAAACCAGAAAAAATTGTGACTCTAGTAGTGGGGAATCAAGCCGCTATTCAACCACCATTGACGCAGCTAGCGGCACAGGTGACACCAATAGATGTAACGATTCCTGGTTCACGGCCACAGGCTAAGAATTAA
- a CDS encoding type II toxin-antitoxin system RelE/ParE family toxin, translating into MTNPKLYILSPQAENDLAGIYAYIARDNLDAAEQMLDKLLCACELLTDNPRIGKYQLRPDSASRPFLVGAAPIFSDIPR; encoded by the coding sequence GTGACCAACCCAAAACTGTATATTCTCTCGCCGCAAGCAGAAAACGACCTTGCGGGAATTTATGCTTATATCGCGCGAGATAATCTGGATGCCGCCGAACAGATGCTAGACAAGCTTCTTTGTGCCTGTGAATTACTCACAGACAACCCCAGAATAGGAAAGTATCAGTTACGACCTGACTCCGCTTCCCGTCCGTTTCTGGTTGGTGCAGCCCCGATATTTTCTGATATACCAAGGTGA
- a CDS encoding type II toxin-antitoxin system ParD family antitoxin: protein MNISLTPELEAFVQMQVESGLYHSQSEVIREGLRLLKRFNDHSEEYKLWLNEQIAIGLSELDNAQGLPGEGARERIRNKAQQLLKKPL from the coding sequence ATGAATATTTCTCTTACTCCTGAGTTGGAAGCCTTCGTGCAAATGCAAGTTGAGTCAGGCTTATACCATTCTCAAAGTGAGGTGATTCGGGAGGGGTTGCGTCTTTTGAAACGCTTTAACGACCATTCCGAGGAATATAAATTGTGGCTCAATGAGCAAATTGCTATTGGTCTTTCTGAGCTTGATAATGCACAAGGTCTTCCCGGAGAAGGTGCGCGGGAGCGCATCCGCAACAAGGCGCAACAATTGCTCAAAAAACCGTTGTGA
- a CDS encoding ATP-binding protein yields MSQSEYTTAQTTALINHDRKPIHLTGSIQPHGVLLALSTQLEILQVSNNTQVYLGKEPKDLLGQPLSYLLDPGQVEIVKQCLVKKIGSSNTFKVLRNTLNGEQYFDAIAHRTEEAVILELEPTDSESELSFLSFHSLAGEAIAKMQSTSNLIEFLHSVAKEVQKIIGFDRVMVYQFDQSEAGSVVAEVKREDLSPYLGLHYPATDIPAQARELYTRCFLRFLPDLTVEPIKLVPTENTTTHQPLDLSYCVLRSFDQCCTQYHQNMGVNALLVISLVQEQKLWGLISCHHQTPKYVSYEVRKMCEFLGQIVSSELAHKISHSEWDYKVKLKSLQSEFLESISQADNFIDALIKPEIRLLDLVSASGAAVCLDNEITLVGTAPNIHQVQALIEWADIQVSDNLFSTDSLPKLYPEALIFKDTASGLLLLRISKVRRYYILWFRPEVIQTVHWAGNPNESMQTQADGSITLSPRKSFEQWQETVRLTSLPWKACELDSAIALRNAIVGIVLSKADELAKINLELERSNQELASFAYAASHDLKEPLRGIYNFSTVLLEDYAQVLDDDGIECLQTVVSLSVRMETLIDALLRLSQLGQAQLRLQATDINKLLNEVIDVFRASRQDSQFVDIRIPRPLPTILCDRILVNEVFSNLLGNAFKYNDKAEQWMEIGYLSQEEAGGEELLAHTQSPITFYIRDNGIGIPQHHLATIFRLFKRLHSQQKYGGGAGAGLAIVKKIVELHNGKVWVESTVGVGSIFYFTLE; encoded by the coding sequence ATGAGCCAGTCTGAATATACTACAGCCCAAACTACTGCCCTGATTAACCACGATCGCAAACCTATTCATCTAACTGGCTCTATTCAACCTCATGGCGTTCTCCTGGCACTCAGTACTCAGCTAGAGATCCTACAAGTTAGCAATAATACTCAAGTATATTTGGGCAAAGAGCCAAAAGATTTGCTCGGTCAACCTTTGAGCTATTTACTTGACCCTGGGCAAGTGGAAATTGTCAAGCAGTGTTTGGTGAAAAAAATTGGCAGTTCTAATACGTTTAAAGTATTAAGAAACACTTTAAATGGTGAACAATACTTTGATGCCATTGCTCATCGTACAGAAGAGGCTGTGATTCTGGAGCTAGAACCGACGGACTCTGAATCGGAGTTGAGTTTCTTAAGCTTTCATAGTTTGGCGGGTGAAGCGATCGCTAAAATGCAAAGCACATCAAACCTGATAGAATTTTTGCATTCGGTAGCTAAAGAAGTCCAAAAAATCATCGGTTTTGATCGGGTAATGGTCTATCAATTTGACCAGTCGGAAGCGGGTTCTGTTGTTGCAGAAGTTAAACGAGAAGATTTATCACCTTATTTAGGACTCCACTATCCTGCTACAGACATTCCAGCCCAGGCTAGGGAGTTATACACACGCTGCTTTCTCCGATTTCTCCCCGATTTGACCGTTGAACCGATTAAACTAGTTCCAACCGAAAATACGACAACACATCAGCCGCTTGATTTAAGCTACTGTGTGCTACGAAGTTTTGATCAGTGTTGTACTCAATATCATCAAAATATGGGCGTGAATGCTCTTTTGGTGATTTCCCTCGTGCAAGAGCAGAAGCTTTGGGGATTAATATCCTGTCATCATCAAACACCAAAGTATGTTTCTTACGAAGTCCGCAAGATGTGCGAATTTTTAGGACAAATTGTGTCTTCAGAATTAGCACACAAAATTAGTCACTCGGAATGGGACTATAAAGTAAAACTCAAATCGCTACAGTCTGAGTTTCTAGAGTCCATTTCCCAAGCAGATAATTTTATCGATGCCTTAATCAAACCTGAAATCCGGTTGCTCGATCTTGTTAGTGCTTCAGGAGCGGCGGTTTGTCTGGATAATGAAATTACCCTTGTAGGGACAGCACCGAATATTCATCAAGTTCAGGCATTAATTGAATGGGCGGATATCCAAGTTAGTGATAACTTGTTTTCTACTGATTCTCTGCCCAAGCTTTACCCAGAAGCGCTCATATTTAAAGATACAGCTAGTGGCTTGTTACTACTGCGGATTTCTAAAGTCCGGCGCTATTACATTCTTTGGTTTCGCCCCGAAGTTATCCAAACAGTACACTGGGCAGGTAATCCCAACGAATCCATGCAAACCCAGGCAGATGGTAGCATTACCCTATCTCCGCGAAAATCTTTTGAACAATGGCAAGAAACAGTTAGATTAACTTCTCTACCTTGGAAAGCTTGTGAACTTGACAGTGCGATCGCTCTGAGAAATGCGATCGTTGGTATTGTACTATCGAAGGCGGATGAATTAGCTAAAATCAACCTGGAGTTAGAGCGCAGCAACCAAGAACTAGCATCCTTTGCCTACGCCGCTTCTCATGACCTCAAGGAACCTTTACGAGGCATTTATAATTTTTCGACAGTGCTGTTAGAAGACTATGCCCAAGTATTAGATGATGACGGAATTGAGTGTTTGCAAACAGTAGTATCCTTATCTGTACGGATGGAAACTCTGATTGATGCCCTACTGCGACTCTCGCAGTTAGGACAAGCGCAACTGCGCTTGCAAGCAACTGACATCAACAAATTACTCAACGAAGTAATTGACGTTTTTCGTGCTAGTCGCCAAGACTCTCAGTTTGTAGATATTCGCATTCCTCGGCCTTTACCAACAATTTTGTGTGACCGAATTCTCGTTAATGAAGTCTTCAGTAATCTGCTTGGCAATGCCTTTAAATACAACGATAAGGCAGAGCAATGGATGGAAATTGGCTACCTTTCTCAAGAAGAGGCAGGGGGAGAAGAACTATTAGCCCATACCCAATCCCCAATCACTTTTTACATCCGCGATAACGGTATTGGAATTCCACAGCATCATCTAGCAACCATCTTTAGATTATTTAAGCGGCTCCACTCTCAGCAAAAGTATGGTGGTGGAGCCGGTGCAGGACTAGCTATTGTTAAGAAGATTGTTGAGCTTCATAACGGTAAAGTTTGGGTTGAATCTACCGTCGGCGTTGGCTCGATATTCTATTTTACGCTGGAATAG